GAGTTTAGAGAAGGAGGAAATGGTGAGGAGATGTAAACGAACATGTctactatttatatatgaacGGAGCCTAGGTCTTTCCTCACCACGCCAAAGTTAATGAGGAAGCCGATATTTCAGTCTTGAAATTAATACTGTATATACTACTTGCCTTGTTGTACAAAATTGTGAAATGTTTGGATGTCAAATAGATAACAAAATGAAGTTCTAGTCACGCAAATTTAATTTCACAAATATTCTCCGGTCGATTAAGGTAAGTGTAAATCAAAGATGGACAATTTGAAATTCGTAATAACTTTGAAATGGTATAATTTGATTCAAATAACATCTATGGTACTTAAGTTAAATCCGtgatatagaaatttttttttttaattcaatttttttccttGAATACGCTAACATTCTAaactttttttgtataatatattcGATCCCGTGATCAATTCAATTTGAAATAACCTTTAAAATTTGAAGCATTAATTTTTGGGAATAATCCATTAATTGTGTTGCTTTGAATATAAAAGATCATAAAACGATTTGGCATATTATACTTTGACTAAATTAAATCTAAGAAATGGTCATGGTACTTTCATATGGTCATGGCATATTACCTCTTCGTACCATGACTAATTAGCATTACAATTGAAGTGATAATTATGGAACCAGAACAATTATGGTTAACATGCAATGAAGGAGATTTGAAGCTCATATTagattttcaaaacattatgATAAACATGGTTAACTTGTTGCAGGATGAGATATGAACTGCAATCATGGTTATGATATTTTCTTACAAATGGGCGTATCAAGCTTAAAGAACCAATTCGAAGTGCAAAGAACTTAATATAAAGAAGTTTAATAGATTAAAGAACCAATCGTTTACTTAAGCTTAAAGAATTATCACCACACATATACTTGGATATATTGTCAAGGTTCTTCACCGAGGAACATAATTATAACAATAAAGACTCTCTTTGAATGGTAATAAaatgtttccttatttaaaGATCCGATTTTTTTAAAGATCCAAATGTAATGTTGTGAAGATAATTTTGCTCGAAAATCttataatataatgtaatgaccAGTGACATTTGTTTGTAATTAGTCTAGTTGAGGAAGggcttttaaaaaaatgaggTGAGAGAGCTTGTGGTGATGACACCTAGGAAACGACACacatgtaataaacacatgaagccaatgttattttttatcaatgctcctcaaataataaaaaagggaTATATGTATGTTACAACAATTTAGTTTTACGtagttgttaattttttaacaaactcaattgaacttttttttgttcttagtCTACAGATGAGAAATTGtcgcttttgttttgtttctatgtatattatatcttttaataatatattttatagtttttcagCAGAATCAATGGAAAAGTTTgtgaatttaaaaaagaaaagagccATCCTCGTCTTGTGATTTAGATGATTTACCATGGGATCCTGCTGATCGGAAAAAATATCTGAATACCCTTCAAATCAAAGAGATGGGGTAATTCGTAGATATTTGATTAGAGGTCCTTGCCAACCTCATGGTCATATCTTTAAACAGAAAATGATATCAGGTGCAATGAGACGATTTAATCATGCTTGGTTTGATCAGTATAAGAACTGGTTAGAGTATAGTATTAAGAAAGACGCTGCGTATTGCCTATGTTGTTACTTGTTTAGAGATAGTAATGGAAAAGGTGGAAAAACTGATGCATTGAGTAACAAAGGTTTTTCAAGCTGGAATAAGTTTAGTAGGCTTGCAGAGCATGTGGGACAAGCTAATAGCTTTCATAATAATGCAGTTATGAAATGTGAAAACTTGATGAGACAAGGTCAGTCTATTAAGCATGCTTTGCATAAGCAGGATGATATTACCAAGAATGAGTGTCGAATTCGGTTAAATGCTTCAATTGATGTTTCTAGATATTTGTTGCGACAAGGTCTTCCTTTTCGTGGTCATGATGAGTCAGAAACATCTGCtaataaaagaaattttatgGAGCTTCGGAAATACACTGCTGAGCAAAATGAAGCTGTGAGTAAGGTTGTCTTACAAAATGCTCCAGGAAATAATCAGATGGTGTCTTCgaagattcaaaaatatattgtgCATTGCTTTGCAGAAGAGGTAATCAAATCtatttttgaagaaattgaTCATGACGTTTTTTGTTTGCTGGTTGATGAATCTGCTGACGTTTCCGATAAAGAACAAATGGCAGTAGTATTTTGGTTTGTTGATAAAAGTGGAAATGTCAAAGAAAGATTCATTAGCATTATACATGTGGCTGAGACATCTTCAGCATATCTGAAATCTGCTATTGATTCGTTGTTTGCTAAGCTTGGGTTGAGCATAAAAATGTTGAGAGGACAAGGTTACGATAGCGCAAGTAATATGAAATGTGAATACAAGGGACTAAGGTCACCGATTTTACGGGAAAACACCTCAGCTTATTGTGTCCATTGTTTTGCTCATCAACTTCAATTGGTTGTTGTGGCTGTtgcaaaaaaacattttgaggTTGGAGGATTCTTTGATATGATTTCTCTATTGTTGAATGTGGTTGGAGCTTCATGTAAGAGAAAGTATAAGATTAAAGAAGATCATAGAAAAATGATTGAGGAAGATATTCTTGATGGTAAAATCAACACATGAAAAGGGTTGAATCAAGAGGTTGCTATTCAGAGACCAGGGCAGACACGTTGGGGTTCTCACTACAGAACTTTGTTGCGTTTGATTGAGTTATTTTCTCCCATCATCAATGTGCTTAAACATATTCAGAATGAGAGCTTGGAAGACTCGAAAAGGCGACAAGCATATGGTCTTCTTGTATACTTCCAggattttgattttgtgttttatcTGCAAATGATGGTTCACCTTTTAGGACTTACAGATAGCTTATCCAAAGCTTTGCAACAAAGGGATCAAGATATTTTGAATGCTATGTCACTGGTGAAGTTAACAAAGAGATAACTCCAAGATTTCAGAGATAATGGGTGGCATTCTTTGATGGATAAGGTCCTTTCTTTTTGTGAGAAGTATGAAATTGAGAAGGTTCATATGGAAGATGAATTTATTCACCCAAAGAGACCAAGGAAAAAAACAGGAATACAAAACATGCATCACTACAAGGTCAATTGTTTATATGCTGTTTTGGATTTGCAACTTCAAGAATTTAATGATCGATTTACTGAGGTAAACACCGAGTTGCTTACATGTGTTGCTTCTTTATCTCCTATTGGTTCATTTTCTGAGTTTGACCAATCAAAGTTGATGAAATTAGCCAAATTATATCCATTGCTTTCGATCCCGTAATACCTTGCTTTCCCATTTTTGATGTATCCCAAAGATCCTGATCGTCCACCATTGACTCCGGGAGATTCCGATCTGCCATCGGAACCCTGGAGCCAGCTCTGGTACAGAGCCTCAGTGCATATGTCGTACGAAACCCCAAATCGGCTCAGAATCATCAAAATCGCATGCTTACCAAAACGGTGCAAATGTCATAGTGTAGCTTTTATGCTATTTACGTTTGCATGAGAGATATCTATGAGACTATTTCTTAATGTTTCAAGGGTTTAGAGATTTGAATTGGTTTTTCATTATGCAATATTAGTAAGAGCTCTGACCCCTAATTTTAAGCCTTCactgtgtctttttttttgttgcttaaATGTGACTACAAATCTAGGCTTTACTGATACGTTTCATGTTTGATAATGTTATGTGTTCAGTTTTAATTGATGTTATGGTTAGACAACATTTTTACTAGCAACTCAAATGTTTCACACCAAAACCATTAGAATGTTTGAGGATCTTGAGGATATTGATTATATATTGTCTCTGATTAAAAAAAGTATTGAAACGGGAGTGAACCTGATGAGGATTGAGATGGATATGTTTGAACTTGAAATTGGCTATTTGTCATGACTCATGATgtttatgaagatgatgatcTGATAGTCAGAGCTTGAGAACAGAATAATACAAGAAGATGAGATGGGTTATTAAAACTGTAATTAAGTGCTTTATAAAGATATTGCATTTTAAGTAGGTTGTGCTAGACTACTTTTTGAGAAACAATTCtcaataaaatctaatatatctaTAAGTAGCCTTGTCTTTGGTTCAGTTTTCCCACTCTACCAAAATATGGGATAATTTGGTCTCTTTCCAAGGCGAATCCATGATCAAAGTATTAGCGAGCTTCTACCAAATCCTAAGAACATCTTGAACAGTTTTTGAACCGAGTTTGGTCAGGACTCATACGATAAGACCAAAATCGTCGGTGGGATAGTTCGAACACATTTTCTATTGATCGGAAAGTGTTCGGTTTACAAATGAGGAAATAAACTGAAAAGTAAGCTGGTGTTCGGAGAGCTGGCCGGAAAAGTACAAGTCAACAAGAATATAATGTGTAAACCCTAGTTTCTAGTTGCCAAGTATGTGTGTGAATGTTCGGATCCCCCTTCTCCGTCAGTTTCCTCCTCTCTTTATAGATTAGTCTTTCCTTCATGTATCTTAGGTCATCTTTAACCTAATAGGCTCTGGTCCTTCTCGGGCCGAGCAACTGGACCGACAAATCGAGCTTTAAGCCGAGCTGGTTCGCCTATCTTGTGGAGCCAAGCAAAGTATTTTCAAGCCGAGCCCACACCTTTGGTCGAGAGTCGGTAAACCGAAGTGATGTATCTATTCAGCTTAGCGGGTCGGATCTTCTATTTTATCGAACTTGTAAAGGGATAAAATTCATCTCCTACAATAAGCTTCATGATTGCTATTAACAAGTTTTAATTGAGAAACTAGAGATTGCCCTGTGCACCCGCGCGGGTATTggttcttacatttttatacattgatatttttttttcataattagtgttatacATTTTAGATGTATCGTAATATatctaattgtattcaaaagacttGTACCGAATcagataatatggttatttttagTACAAATATTTAAACCCGTTTCAGGTAATATTGTAATAGGCTCTGGTCCTTCTCGGGCCGAGCAACTGGACCGAAAAATCGAGATTTAAGCCGAGATTGTTTGCCTATCTTGTGGAGCCAAGCAAAGTATTTTCAAGTCGAGCCCACACCTTTGGTCGGGAGTCGGTAAGCCGAAGTGATGTTTCTATTCGGCTTAGCGGGCCGGATCTTCTATTTTATCAAACTTGTAGAGGGATAAAATTCATCTCCTACAATAAGCTTCATGATTGCTATTAACAAGTTTTAATTGAGAAACTAGAGATTGCCCCATGCACCCGCACATGTATTggttcttacatttttatacattgatattttttttcataattagtgttatacATTTTAGATGTGTCATAATATAACTAACTGTATTCAAAAGACTTGGACCGAATCaggtaatatggttatttttggtacaaatattcGAACCCGTTTCAGGTAATATTCAGGTAATATGGTAATAGGCTCTGGTCCTTCTCGGGCCGAGCAACTGGACCGACAAATCAAGCTTTAAGCCGAGCTGGTTCGCCTATCTTGTGGAGCCAAgcaaattattttcaaaccgaGCCCACACCTTTGGTCGGGAGTCGGTAAGCCAAAGTTATGTTTCTATTCAGCTTAGCGGGCCGGATCTTCTATTTTATCGAACTTGTAGAGGAATAAAATTCATCTCCTACAATAAGCTTCATGATTGCtattaacaaattttaattgAGAAACTAGAGATTGCCCCGTACACCCGCGCATGTTTTGGgtcttacatttttatacattgatatttttttttcataattagtgttatacATTTTAGATTTgtcataatataaataattgtattcaaaagacttGGACCAAATCAGGTAATAtagttatttttggtacaaatattcGAACCCGTTTcaaataaatttgttatttgaaaattttaagttCTATACATCAGGACCGAACTCATCCAGACCCAGAAAGACCTAACTCAAAACCCACATTATAATATTCAAGCGGGGCCTTctttccaaacaaaaaaaaacgataccCGAAAAAAACAACAGATACCTACATGGATAGCCAATGTTTACGcctaaatgattttataaactaataaaaagaatCTTTCTATTGTTTGGcaaaattaagtgaaatagaaagagttttttatttagtaaaataattatatggagtgaaaaattaagtgacaataaatgtaatacatttttattattttgatttaagttattattttattcacaaaacatgtctttgaattatgtttttggctacaTAATTTTCCATcgattgaaacaaaaaaaatagtaaaaaaacaaaaccgaatgtttaaccatatgcaaaacccatttactttacatttttgattttataattggaaCATAGTTtatgttgattaactaataaataaaaaaattgtcttattattattatggtaatataattaatgatgtgatgtattgttacAGTAACaattattgaaattgtttaactgaatgaaatatgaaaaaataattaatataattatattaataaaattactaaaatgacaCTATACTTCTTTTTTATACTGTTATTCATGTTTCgaaacaattttcatttatactgatatctatgttttcaaacaattctaatgtgtacttcaattttaataatatagatatatatagacGTGGAAAATGAAATGAATTCTTGATGAACCTGGCAACGCCAATTAATAATTTATGGGACTTAGTTTCTTAAAAAACGTTGCTGAACAGACTATACGATGATGCCTTCAAGAAACCAGATAACCTTCATATACCTCGATGATTCAATTTCTTATACAGTATCGGTTCTAACTAATCGAAAATTGAGAAAGCTGGTTTAAGATGTATTGACCATTGTaacagagaagaagacaaagatcAAAAACAAATCCTCTTGGTGCTTAGAGCCTTCGAGGTTACACAAGTGCTagatatctatctatattattaaaattgaaatattttttaaaaataattttactttaccttaatatttactaatatatgCCATTGAATTActaactattaattaattaattaataattttttagacTCTTCTTTATCCAAACTTACTATACTTAAATATTATCACTAACCAAACTTACCAAAATTAGAATTATACTTTAGCCGATTATTTTCTAACTAACTTTAACagtaaattaaacaaatttgtttaaaatatgactacaaaatttatattttacatattcatatacaatattatttcatttaacatacaaaatataagtattttttgttaaaacaagTAAAGTTgtttttcaaatatatgttaaataatttgatgattaatataattcacacacacacacacacatatatatatatatatatatatatatatatatatatatatatgtatgaattataagaatacaacaaataaattttaatttaatattttcctaAAAAGAACATAGAAATAGAATTTATTTGGCATATAAAAAACTTAGGGACATATCTGTCTAtcttctatattattaaattaaagtaTCTTTCAAAATAACTTTGATTTCACCTTAATATTTACCAACTTGT
This region of Brassica napus cultivar Da-Ae chromosome C5, Da-Ae, whole genome shotgun sequence genomic DNA includes:
- the LOC125587696 gene encoding zinc finger MYM-type protein 1-like — protein: MISGAMRRFNHAWFDQYKNWLEYSIKKDAAYCLCCYLFRDSNGKGGKTDALSNKGFSSWNKFSRLAEHVGQANSFHNNAVMKCENLMRQGQSIKHALHKQDDITKNECRIRLNASIDVSRYLLRQGLPFRGHDESETSANKRNFMELRKYTAEQNEAVSKVVLQNAPGNNQMVSSKIQKYIVHCFAEEVIKSIFEEIDHDVFCLLVDESADVSDKEQMAVVFWFVDKSGNVKERFISIIHVAETSSAYLKSAIDSLFAKLGLSIKMLRGQGYDSASNMKCEYKGLRSPILRENTSAYCVHCFAHQLQLVVVAVAKKHFEVGGFFDMISLLLNVVGASCKRKYKIKEDHRKMIEEDILDGKINT